TATCCTTGTCGATCCAACTGGCCCCGCCCTTGGATTCCGGCAGGTTGATGCCGCCTTCCACGAAGGTTTTCGTCACGCTGTCGAACTCGCGGATGGTCACCGCGTCCTTGCCCCCGTTCGACAGGGAGATCAGGCAGTAGCGCTCTTCGGGCGGCAGGCAGCTGGCGCCCTTGTAGACCCAGTTGGCGCCCTCGGCGGCCGACAGGGCGTCGAGGTCGAGGATGGTCTCCCACTGCGGCGCCTCGGTGCGGTAGCTGTCCAGCGTGGTGCGCCGCCAAACGCCGCGCACATGGTCGGCGTCCTGCCAGAAGTTGTCGACGTGGCCGTCATGGGTGAAGCCGGGCGAGGGGATGCGGTCGCGCGACTGGACGATGTCCAGCGCCTGCTGGTGCAGGGTCGCATAGCGCGGATCGCCCTGCAGCACGCCCAGGGAGGCCTCGTTGTGGGCCTTGACCCACTCCATGGCGCGGTCGCCCTCGACCTCCTCCAGCCACAGATAGGGGTCCGTCGCGTCGCTGGTCGCGAAGCCGGCCGGCGCGGCGGAAACGGCGGGCGTGTCGGACGTATGGGCCATGGCGGGCGCGGCTCCGGCGGCGAGACAAAGGGCGGCGGCGGACGCCAGCGTGCGGAAATTCATCAATAGGCCCCCAACAGACGAATAAGCGGCCGGCACCTTGGCGGGGACCCGGCCGCGCGGCAAGCGTCCGTAATCTTACGGGACTGTAATCTTTGGCCACGCGCGCATGGACCTGGCCTCGAGGCCCCCTCAGTCGCCCTCATCGGGAATGTTCAGGATCTGGCCGCAGGCCTTGCAGTGGACGGCGTCGGGATCGTGCTTCTGCAGGCCGCAGACCGGGCAGGGGAATTTCACCTTGTGCGGCCGGATCAGGGTCTGGGCCAGGCGGATGAACAGGGTGATGCCCACCAGCATGACGACGATGGAGATGACCCGCCCCCAGTTGCCCGGCAGGGTGATGTCGCCGAACCCCGTCGTCGTCAGGGTGGCGACGGTGAAATAGAGGGCGTCCAGATAACCGTTGATGTGCTCGGCCTTGCCCCGGAAATAGGCATAGACGAAGCCCGTCACCACGAAGACGAAGGTCACCAGGGCCGCCATGGCCCGAGTGATCTCCTCGACCCGGGTGTCGTCGTAGCGCCGCCCGATGGTCCGCCAGAACAGCTCGCTGTTCAGCAGGCTCCAGAACCGCAGCAGCCGCAGGAAGCCCAGGTTGGCCAGCCAGGCCGGGAACAGCAGGGTGGCCAGGACGAACAGATCGACCCAGACGATCGGCCGCTTCAGCCAGTCGCGCACGTTGGAATAGGCATAGGCGCGGGCCGCCAGGTCCAGCGCCAGCACCGCCGCGATCAGATAGTCGACGACATAGAAGGCCCAGCCGGCCTCCTTCAGGATCGGCGCCGCCAGAAAAAAGCTGATGATGACCAGGTCGACGACGATGACCATGAGGCGGAACTTCACCGCCGCCGGGGAAGCGCCATGATAGAAGTAGCGCAGACGCGCGCGCAGGCGCAGCCGGTCGTGGCCCCTAGGGTGATCGTGCGCGGTCGCCATGCGCAAGCGATACATGAAGTCGTGAAAAATCCTATATGAAGGCGGTCATGACCGCTTCCCGCCCCCCCGAAGGCCGCCCCTATGTCCGCATGAACGGCGCCGGCAACGCCTTCATCATGGTCCAGGCCTTCGACCGCCCCTTCCACCCGAGCGCGGACCAGGTGCGCGCCCTGGCCGACCCGGCTGCGGGCCTGGGCGGCTTCGACCAATTGATCGGCGTCGAGCCCTCGGAAAGCGCCGACGCCTTCATGCGGGTGTGGAACGCCGACGGCTCCATGGTCGAGACCTGCGGCAACGCCCTGCGCTGCGTCGGCTGGCTGCTGCTGGAGGCGACGGACAAGGACGAGGTCGTCATCGACACGGCGGCCGGACCGACAACCGCCCGGCGGGCGCCCGGCCCCGTCGGGTTGGGAGACCCCGCAGAGTCGACGACCGCGGCCCACCAGCAAGTCACCGTCGACATGGGCGCGCCGCGCCTCGACTGGACCCAGGTGCCCCTGGCCGAGGAAATGGACACGCGCGGCATCGAGCTTCAGGTCGGGCCGATCGACGCCCCCGTGCTGCACACGCCGGGCGCCGTCTCCATGGGCAATCCGCACGTGGTCTTCTTCACCGACCGCCAGGACGACGCCTTCGTGCGCGGCTCGGGCTCCCTGATCGAGCACCACCCCCTGTTCCCCGAGGGGGTCAACGTCGGCTTCGCCAAGGTGCTGGACCGCGGCCATATCCGGCTGCGGGTATGGGAGCGCGGCGCGGGCCTGACCCTGGCCTGCGGCACCGGCGCCTGCGCCGCCCTGGTGGCCACGGCCCGCCGCGGCCTGACCGACCGCAGGGCGCGGGTCACGGTCGACGGCGGCGAACTGACCATCGACTGGGACGAAGCCACGAGCCATGTCTTCATGACCGGCCCGGTCGCGGTCGAAGGGACCGGTTTCCTGCCCGCCGCCCTGAGCGATTGCGGCTGACGCCGCGTCAACGGTTGTCCCCGCCGATCCCAGGTTCTAGGAACGGCGGGCGCCTGCCCCTTCCCGAGATCAAAATGCCCGAATTGACCGACAAACAGACCTTCTCCGACGACGACGCGCTGGAGTTCCACAGCGATCCGACGCCGGGCAAGATCTCCATGGCCCCCACCAAGCCGATGGCGACGCAACGCGACCTGTCGCTGGCCTATTCGCCGGGCGTGGCCGTGCCGGTCCTGGCCATCGCCGCCGATGCGGACAAGGCCTACGACTACACCTCCAAGGGCAATCTGGTCGCGGTCATCTCCAACGGCACCGCCATCCTCGGCCTGGGCAACCTGGGCCACATGGCGTCCAAGCCGGTGATGGAAGGCAAGTCGGTCCTGTTCAAACGCTTCGCCGACGTCGACAGCTTCGACGTCGAGGTGAAGACCACAGACCCGGACGAGTTCGTCACCGTGGTCAAGAACATCGGCGACACCTGGGGCGGCATCAACCTGGAGGACATCAAGTCCCCGGAATGCTTCGAGATCGAGGCCCAGCTGCAGGACCTGCTCGACATCCCGGTCTTCCATGACGACCAGCACGGCACCGCCATCATCTCGACCGCCGGCCTGATCAACGCCTGCCACGTGGTCGGCAAGAAGCTTGAAGACATCAAGGTCGTCCTGTCGGGCGCCGGGGCGGCCGGTCTGTCGTCGATCGCCCTGATGAAGGCGGCGGGCGTCAAGGCCGAGAACACAGTCATCTGCGACCGTCAGGGCGTGATCTACAAGGGCCGGGACAACGTCTCCCAATGGCAGGCGGCTCACGCCACCGACACCCCCCACCGCACCCTGGCCGAAGCCATGGTCGGCGCCGACATGGTCATCGGCCTGTCGGCCAAGGGCGCGATCACCAAGGAGATGGTCGCCTCCATGGCGCCCAATCCGATCATCTTCGCCATGGCCAACCCCGACCCCGAGATCACCCCGAGGACGTGATGTCGGTGCGTTCGGACGCCATCATAGCCACCGGCCGCTCGGACTACGTCAACCAGATCAACAACGTCCTGGCCTTCCCCTATCTGTTCCGGGGCGCGCTGGACGTGCGTGCGCGTCAGATCAACCACGAGATGAAGATCGCCTGCGCCCACGCCCTGGCGGCGCTGGCGCGCGAGGATGTGCCGGACGAGGTCGCCGCCGCCTATCGCGGACGCAAGCTGAAGTTCGGCCCGGAATACATCATCCCGACCCCGTTCGACCCGCGCCTGATCTGGTACATCCCGCCTTTCATCGCTCAGGCGGCGATGGATTCCGGCGTGGCGCGCAAGCCGATTGAGGACATGGACGCCTATCGCATCTCGCTGCGCCAGCGGGTCGATCCGTCCGCCGCCCTGATGCAGAAGATCCAGGCCAGCGTGCGCTCGGGTCCGAAGCAGCGCGTGGTCTTCGCCGAGGGCGAGGAGCAGTCGGTGATCCGCGCCGCCTGGGCCTTCAAGCAGGCCGAACTGGGCACGCCCATCCTGGTCGGCCGCGAGGAGCTGATCCGCCAGAACGCCGCCGAGGCCGGTCTGAACTTCGACGACCTGGGCATCCAGATCATGAACGCCCGCATCTCGGAGCGGAACGCCGAGTACGTCGAC
The nucleotide sequence above comes from Brevundimonas naejangsanensis. Encoded proteins:
- the dapF gene encoding diaminopimelate epimerase, producing the protein MTASRPPEGRPYVRMNGAGNAFIMVQAFDRPFHPSADQVRALADPAAGLGGFDQLIGVEPSESADAFMRVWNADGSMVETCGNALRCVGWLLLEATDKDEVVIDTAAGPTTARRAPGPVGLGDPAESTTAAHQQVTVDMGAPRLDWTQVPLAEEMDTRGIELQVGPIDAPVLHTPGAVSMGNPHVVFFTDRQDDAFVRGSGSLIEHHPLFPEGVNVGFAKVLDRGHIRLRVWERGAGLTLACGTGACAALVATARRGLTDRRARVTVDGGELTIDWDEATSHVFMTGPVAVEGTGFLPAALSDCG
- a CDS encoding potassium channel family protein; amino-acid sequence: MYRLRMATAHDHPRGHDRLRLRARLRYFYHGASPAAVKFRLMVIVVDLVIISFFLAAPILKEAGWAFYVVDYLIAAVLALDLAARAYAYSNVRDWLKRPIVWVDLFVLATLLFPAWLANLGFLRLLRFWSLLNSELFWRTIGRRYDDTRVEEITRAMAALVTFVFVVTGFVYAYFRGKAEHINGYLDALYFTVATLTTTGFGDITLPGNWGRVISIVVMLVGITLFIRLAQTLIRPHKVKFPCPVCGLQKHDPDAVHCKACGQILNIPDEGD